From the Sphingomonas suaedae genome, one window contains:
- a CDS encoding type II and III secretion system protein family protein, whose amino-acid sequence MRLRGNKLVGQLAAVAILASPVAAPMPLMAQTVHASPRDTVQIATGRGRLVTLTAPMSDIFVADSNVADVQVRSPTQLWVFGKKAGETTVYATTKAGKVIYSTTVRVGNNFDSVQGMLQTAMPEADITATTMNGFVLLTGTVAAPQDAAEAERLAQAFVGEETKILSRLKTATPLQVNLQVRIAEVSRSFAKNIGVNLASADMTSGFKFGIGQGRDFFSQWNPGGPLGTAATGATGTTVVTNPATGTGLFGAGKLFGLDLLGSLDLGEQNGQVSTLANPNLTALSGETASFLAGGEIPIPVSQGLGAVTVEYKQYGVSLAYTPTVLADGRISLRVRPEVSQLSAAGSVTIGGVQVPALTTRRTETTVELGSGQSLMISGLLQNTHDNSVDKAPGLGDIPILGALFRSNGFKRNETELVIVITPYLVKPVNANQIALPTDGYRAPSDAERILLGQLGASAPGTRPTPQMAPPSGAVPSVGAATPLVPGELPAPVQPMATPAQPAQTPAKQGKRKGAQPMPGFGFN is encoded by the coding sequence ATGCGGTTGAGGGGTAACAAGCTGGTCGGCCAGCTGGCTGCGGTCGCCATACTGGCATCGCCAGTCGCGGCGCCGATGCCGCTGATGGCGCAGACCGTTCATGCCAGCCCGCGCGACACGGTGCAGATCGCGACCGGCCGGGGGCGGCTGGTGACGCTCACCGCGCCGATGTCGGACATTTTCGTCGCCGATTCGAACGTCGCCGATGTGCAGGTCCGATCGCCCACCCAGCTCTGGGTCTTCGGCAAGAAGGCGGGCGAAACGACCGTCTATGCAACGACCAAGGCGGGCAAGGTCATCTATTCGACCACGGTGCGCGTCGGCAATAATTTCGACAGCGTTCAAGGCATGTTGCAGACCGCGATGCCCGAAGCGGACATTACCGCGACGACCATGAACGGCTTCGTCCTGCTCACCGGCACGGTCGCCGCGCCGCAGGATGCGGCCGAGGCTGAACGGCTGGCACAGGCATTTGTCGGCGAGGAGACCAAGATCCTGTCGCGCCTGAAGACCGCGACCCCGCTTCAGGTCAATCTTCAGGTCCGCATTGCCGAGGTAAGCCGCAGCTTCGCCAAAAATATCGGCGTCAACCTCGCCTCCGCCGACATGACCAGCGGGTTCAAGTTCGGCATCGGTCAGGGCCGCGATTTCTTCAGCCAGTGGAATCCCGGCGGCCCGCTGGGAACCGCGGCTACCGGGGCCACGGGAACTACCGTAGTAACCAATCCCGCAACTGGAACGGGGCTGTTCGGTGCGGGCAAGCTGTTCGGCCTCGACCTGCTCGGCTCACTCGATCTGGGCGAACAAAATGGCCAGGTCTCGACGCTCGCCAATCCGAATCTGACCGCATTGTCGGGCGAAACCGCCTCCTTCCTGGCGGGCGGTGAGATTCCGATCCCGGTCAGCCAGGGGCTGGGCGCGGTGACGGTCGAGTACAAGCAATATGGCGTCAGCCTCGCCTACACCCCGACGGTGCTGGCGGACGGGCGCATCTCGCTGCGCGTGCGGCCCGAAGTGTCCCAGCTATCGGCGGCGGGATCGGTCACGATCGGCGGCGTGCAGGTTCCGGCACTGACCACCCGTCGCACCGAAACGACCGTGGAACTGGGTTCCGGCCAGAGCCTGATGATCAGCGGCTTGCTTCAGAACACCCATGACAATTCGGTCGACAAGGCACCCGGTCTGGGCGACATCCCGATCCTGGGGGCGCTATTCCGTTCGAACGGATTCAAGCGCAACGAGACCGAACTGGTCATCGTCATCACCCCCTATCTGGTAAAGCCCGTCAACGCGAACCAGATCGCGCTGCCGACCGACGGCTATCGCGCGCCCAGCGACGCGGAGCGCATCCTGCTCGGCCAGCTTGGTGCCAGCGCGCCGGGGACGCGCCCGACGCCGCAAATGGCACCGCCCAGCGGAGCCGTGCCGTCCGTTGGCGCAGCGACACCGTTGGTTCCGGGCGAGCTGCCCGCGCCCGTCCAGCCGATGGCAACCCCCGCCCAACCCGCGCAGACCCCCGCAAAGCAGGGCAAGCGCAAGGGCGCCCAACCCATGCCAGGCTTTGGCTTCAACTGA
- a CDS encoding CpaD family pilus assembly protein, with product MRNTILLLSAAGLLSACGPSGYAGLESANQPVVARTDYVFDASTAGAYLAPGEQARVAGWLASLRLGYGDRVHVDDPAGTEAARQVATEAARYGVLLSGPAPVTAGPVEPGMVRVVVSRMQASVPGCPNWSDTGATNLSAKTGSNYGCSVNGNLASMIAQPEDLVRGEPGAGTADPTQITKSIKALRDAAPSGGGGTTVKAEGTGGGGQ from the coding sequence ATGCGTAACACGATCCTTCTGCTGAGCGCCGCCGGGCTGCTCTCCGCCTGCGGGCCCAGCGGCTATGCGGGGCTGGAATCGGCGAACCAGCCGGTTGTCGCCCGCACCGATTATGTGTTCGATGCCAGCACCGCCGGCGCCTATCTGGCGCCGGGCGAGCAGGCGCGGGTCGCCGGATGGCTCGCCTCACTCCGGCTCGGCTATGGCGACCGCGTCCATGTAGATGATCCCGCAGGGACCGAGGCTGCCCGTCAGGTCGCGACCGAGGCCGCGCGCTATGGGGTGCTCCTCTCGGGTCCCGCACCGGTGACCGCAGGCCCGGTCGAGCCCGGCATGGTCCGCGTGGTGGTGAGCCGGATGCAGGCCAGCGTCCCCGGATGCCCCAACTGGTCGGACACCGGGGCGACGAACCTCAGCGCCAAGACCGGCTCCAACTATGGCTGCTCGGTCAATGGCAATCTCGCATCCATGATCGCTCAACCCGAGGATTTGGTGCGCGGCGAACCTGGCGCCGGAACCGCCGATCCGACGCAGATCACCAAATCGATCAAGGCGTTGCGCGACGCTGCGCCAAGCGGGGGCGGCGGTACCACGGTCAAGGCCGAAGGCACCGGCGGAGGCGGCCAGTGA